ggagccatagtccattgtggtgaagctttgtggtgtcgttgggagcctccaattaagttgtggagattgccccaaccttgtttgtaaaggttcggtcgccgcctccaagggcaccaatagtggaatcatggcatctcgcattgtgtgagggcgtgaggagaatacggtggccctagtggcttcttggggagcattgtgcctccacaccgctccaacggagacgtacttcctctcaaagggaaggaacttcggtaacacatcctcgtctccaccggctccactcttggttatctcgtacctttacttgtgcaagcttatattgtgctgCATCCCTTGCTTGCTGTGTGCtttttgttgttgcatcatatatgttgctcacctagttgcatatctagacaacctagttTGATGCAAAGTtttaattggtaaagaaaagctaaaaattgttagttgcctattcaccccccctctagtcaactatatcgatcctttcaactgaTCAACTAGGGGTAAATATATGAGTTGCAACAACAAAAAAACAGAGCAAGAGAGGGAATTTGGGCAAAAGAACCGAGGTTGGGGCTACAAGTTATGAGGACAGGTGAAATTCTGCGTGTCAAGGAAAATTTAGATAAGTGAGATTGACAATAAAAGAACGAATTTTACACCCGAGAACAATATGCTACTCACAACTAGGTCGTACTAAGTTGTTTCTGTTTTGGTGCAGAATATGTATATCCATATTTTCCACCTATTTATCCTATTAATTTTAAATAATGGCATGAGCTTGGAGCGACTGCATACCACACAGGAGACAACATAAAGTGCGCAGAATTGACCATAAATAAATATACCATTAATTCTCTAGACAAAAAAACATCTAACATAATTTAGAATAGTAAGACTGACAATTGCGCAAGGATTCAAAATAGGTAAATGCCCCCCCCCCAAAGGTAAATGTTCGGAATCGCTGGGTGATGATGCACTCGTGTCGAGCACTGCTCTTGCGCGCAATGTGCCTCCATGGCCCTGCACTCACTCTTTCCTTATCATCTCTAGAAGAATCTGGTCCACATATTTTTCTTTCCCCGTCGGGCGCTTGCCCGGTTCTTCCtcaactcttcttcttcttctcaccaCCTCTCTTCTCACATCCACCTTAATGCAACATCGAGGTGAACAAGTCACGTTGCAAGACTATGTCGTTGTCACACTCCCTACCCGTTAGTTTAGTTTCTGTACGCCTTGATACTACACGGCATGAACTCACCGAAACTTATGGGTCGAGGGTAAATAGATGAATTCCAAAAAAACGAGAGGGGGGAATAAGAGCAAAAGAACTGATGTTGAGGCCATGAGTTTTGATAAAAATGTGAATTTTCGCATGTGTCGGGAAGAAAAATTAGAACTACGAGGCTGAGAAGAAAAAACCATATAACACATGAGAACAACATGCCACTCACAACCCAGGTCGTACAACCTGGTTTTGTTCTTGTACAAAACATGTGTATCCATACTTCTCATCAAGTATTGCAATATGTACATGTCATATGTTAGACCAAATGGGGGGATTCccacctttctctttctctctcctccaccCCTCTCTGTTCTCAACTCCTGTCCTCACCCCCTCCCAGACAACGCCCTCTCCacttcacctccgttggcttgtccAGTTAGAAAGGAAGGGAATAGTGACTCGGCCTCGTTCGTTCACTTGTATATCCACTTTGGTTTTCATCCTACATGGCTTGTTTTGGGTGCAAATTGTCGTTTTGGAGGCTCCGGCGAGCGTTGTTCGCGATTGTTCTTGGTGCTGCTACAACCCTGTCCTCTCTCGGCTTCAACTCCATCAAAGATTTGTCAAGTAACGCCCTCTCCAATAACCTCCCTAGTTCTATGCTTCCTGGATCTAGTCTTTACTCttcccttttgaccatcggatgggGATTGAACGTTGGACCGATGTTGAAAGTTCGTGGTCATCCTTCTTCGAGTCCAATAAACCCCTTCTTACCCTTTCTGATCTCGCTAGATTATGTCCACAAAATCCTTTATTTTCAACAAGCCTATTGTGTTAGTGCTTATCTCTCATCTTCTCTCGGATCTGAGCGGGTCAGTCTGGAGATATTGTAGGCTATTATTTCCTTCTCATGGAGCGGTTCCCTTCACCTCCGGTGATGTTTTTCTTTCTCGGCTCATGCTTCATAGGGAAACATTCCTTTGTCAAGTCCGAGATCAATTGGGTTTTGCCATCCCATGGACCATGGACGAGATACAACATAGACTATGCATACAAACCCATGTCAAATTTGATTTGTCGAAAAATATGTCGCAAATTATGCAGTCAAAAACATATAACCCTAAGTTTGAAGGATACGACTTATACTTGGGCAAGGGGTAGTTAGGCAGTGTCTGAAATAGGTAAATATTTGGAATCACTAGGGCGATGGCGTTATCGCGTCGACGACCGCCCGTGGACACCATGTGCCTTGGTGGAACCCATGCATAGTCTTTCCTTATCCCTCCCTGGTGCACATCTTTTTCTTTCCCCCCCTCAGCCGCTTGACCGACTCTACCCCAACTCTATTTCTTCCATCTCGGCTCTTTTCTCCCATCGACGTCAACGTGAGATCGGGGCACACCAGTGACGTTGCAAGGCTATGTCATTGTTGCAACCCTCTACCCTGAGCCACTGTTGTTGCAACCCTTGGCCAATGAAGTTGCAACCAGCTACCTacagcacacacacacataccacaGTTGCTACAAACCACCACTCATCGCTGCAACCGCACTACACATGGTTGCAAGTTGCTGCCTTTTATTTTTAAACTCGTCATTGCAACTGCACTACGTCTTTCATGAAGTTCATACACAATACACTCTCACTGTCATCAAGTTCATACAAAATACACTCTCGACACTGCAGATAGCAAGTTCAAAAGATCCTGCTCTTCATTGCCATGCGACGAGCTGATCTTCGCAATGTGGTTGGAGCAGACGTGGTCTGAGCATATGGGATAAAAGCTTCCAAGGCAACGGGAACAAAGGAACCGGGCATTCCTCTTGAGTCCATGGCTCGGGCTGCTCATCGGCTGACGGATCATTTGCAGCTCTCTTTTTTGGTGAGAGCTATTGCACTGTTGATGTTCTTGGTTTAGGTGATGATGAGTAGTATGTACGATATTAACGTCTAGAAGTTATGGAATTATGCTATTATTACTTTAAATGTGTGTTTGAAATGAATTTATGTTTAAAAGATGTGTTTGAATTTTTTGTTAAAGACTAAAATTATAGGGGGTCTGCTAGCTGCAAAATAGTGATATCCCTAAAAAAAGTAAAGTGGAATAAGGAGCACTTTTGACAGTTTACCCAGAAGAGATCTGCTAGAAATGCCCTTATCTGCCCAATGTACCTACTGATCAAGTGAGTCATGCACTAAAGCTTCTAAAAACACCAAGTTTTGGTGGCCTTGCGCTACGGATTCCTCCGGCCAAACCGCCTGTCTCTGCTCTGGAAGGAGCACAGCGCTTCGAGGTAGTCAGCCTCCCCGAAGTCCGGCCACAGGGTGTCGGTGAAGAAGAGCTCCGAGTAGGCCGACTGCCACAGCAAGAAGTTGCTCAGCCGCAGCTCGCCGCTGGTCCGGATGAGCAGGTCGGGGCACGGGAGCTCGGTGCCGCGGCTCGTCTCCAGCTCGCCGGCGAACAGCGACTCGTCGATGTCCTCCGGCCTGAGCAGCTCGCCGCGCACCTTCTGGGCGAGGCTCCGGCAGGCTTGCACTATGTCCCTTCGCCCGCTGTAGCTGATCGCCAGCGTCAGGTCGAGCTGCAAGTTGTCCCTCGTTGCCTCCTCGGCGTCCCTTGCCGTCCTCCGCAGAGACGCCGGCAGCCTCGAGCAGTCGCCGATCACACGTAGGCGAATTCCGTCCCTGCACAAAACAGTAACCCATCAGTGCTAGAGTAGAAATCGGGCTGTTCTTCAGCCGTAATCTTAGTGGTTATCACTTAGATTAGTGCGTTAATTCATCTGCCGGAGCCGGCCGGCACATGGAGCGGAGTGCTCGGGTGCATCTTATCAGAATGGCAATAGAGACGGCCAAAATGTGAGGCCATTAATCTACGGCGGACTGGCTGGCGTGCGTACCTCAAGAACTCGGCGACGCTGTCGTGGATCACCCGCTCGAACAGCCCCATCAGGAAGTCAACCTCCGCCTGCAAATTCCAAGAACCGTCAAGCTCAGGGCGGAGGCCGGAGGGAGCCGGCAAAAACGCGCGCGCGCGCGGCCAGGTCAGGTGTGATGTGCTACCTTGGGGCGGCTCCAGTTCTCGTGGGAGAAGGCGAAGGCGGTGAGCTCGCGGATGCCCCAGGCGCGGGAGAGCCGCACCGTCTCCACCAGCGCGCGCCGCCCGGCCTCGTGCCCGAACGCCGGCGGCATGCCCCGCGCGCGCGCCCACCGCGAGTTCCCGTCCATCACCACCGCCACGTGGCGCGGCAGCGACTCCGGCCGCAGCCCGCGAGGGAGGAGCGACTCGGCGGCCGCGCCGCGCGGGCATGGCTGTGCGGAGCGGCGCGTGCGGCGGGAGGAGGTGGGAAGCTGCGGATGGGTAGCGGCTGGAGACTGGGAGAGCAGCATGGGATTGGGGTCTCTCGGTGGTGTGTCCCGTTGCCGTTGGCTTGGCCGTTGCTTCGAAACCCGAAGGGTCAAGCCACATGTTTAACGTGTAGTTTTGATGAACATATACACTCCTAAAAGCACGTTCGGCTAAGTAATTTCTTTGTTGGAATTGCTAGTCTTAGAGTGCAAGATCCTCATCAAGGATTTATTTACCCAAATGATAAGTGTCATACCAGATGCGTGGCACTCTGGTCTTGATCTTTTTCAATGGCAATTTCAGTCACGCAAGGATTGCAGAATTCAGTGACATATGGTAAGTTTGTGTCAAAAATAAATTGAAGCATAAAAATTGTCATGTTtgacaactaaagttgccatcctcATGTCACTAAACTTGCCATAAAAAATGTTCGGAGTTGCCATGTGCTCGTGCCACACGTCAGGTACTTATCAGGGTCCGTTTATGCTTGTTGAACCATTGTGTTGTGCATACTTTTATTTTGTAATCTGTAATGAATTTTTTTTTGACACAGCCGTAAGCAAAAGTGGGTCAAACAAACATTAAAATAGGGAGAAACAGGTGAAGCAAACGGGATTAAGTGAATTCACCGCAATGCCAAAGGTAGCCTAAATCGAAGTCAAATGGCATGGAAGCCACAAGCAAAACTTAAGGATTTCACGCTTGACCAATACTTAAGGATTTCACGGTGAAATCAAGTTTGAATCCCGCAACAAGATTGGCATTAAAAACCGTGAAATCGAGTTCGAATCTTCCTCACATTGGCATTAAATCCCGCGACAAGATCGATCAACCGTGAAATCCTTAAGTATTGGTCGATTGAGACCTTTTTCCAAAAATGCTCAGGAGACGATGTTTATTTCTAAGTTGGTGATCACACTTGTTGATTCTTTGTCCAACATGGATTGAGTAAAAAGCAAATTTTAGAAATCATGTGTAGCTTGATGGACTTAGAAATAACTATTTCTCGGTTCACTTAGATCCATGATTGAGACTCCACCTCGCATTCCTCCGCTCCGTCAACTTGAGTCGACGATGCTAGGATGCATGATTAATCTAGAGTCGACGTGGAGTGAAGGCAAGATAAAGGTGAGGACCAGTGACTTAAGTAAAAAATATTACAGGTTTAGGGTTTCAAGCGAGGTTATCGCCACTATCACATAACTAATGATCTCCAAGCATAAAGGGAACAAATTAGGCAAAATGGACTCATAGTGGAGATAGTGTCGGAGAGTGTGTGTTTTTCACGGGAAGGTGGGTTGATGCAATGAGTCATAGGAGCATCTCTAGCAAATCCTATACTAAAGCTACAAAGGTCCTCTCTATCCTACTTTACTTTTTTTAGGAAGATCACTACTCCGGAGCTAGCAGTTCCCCTATTGTATAATTTTGGTTTCACAAATGTTTAAACCCATTGCTCAAACTATTCTAATAAATTGATCAAATTTTGAACACAAAGTAGAGAATTTGAATACATCACATCACAATTGAACTACAAGCATAAATATAGTTTAACAAATCCATCGGACATAACCATATTTTGCGCCAAAGTCAACGAACGAGCAAGTTCACTCAAAAAACCACCAACACACGGTGGATCAAATGTCATCATAGTTCAAATAGGTTCACACAACACTACTGCCGCCGCCTGAACGATAGCCACCAAACGCCTTGGCCATGATGTTGCCACAAGTAAGCTCCCAAAATCTTCTCTCTATCTTGTCCATCTTGCTAGGATTCATAAACATAACAATACTGTCCCTGGCCACCCTCTTCTCATTTCGCTCGTCAGACACCATTGCTAGCTTTTGCACCTCAATGTCAAGCAATTTCTTGTTCTCCACCTCCTCCATTTCAAGCCTTTTCATCTCAATCTCAAGCCTTTTCTCCTCCGCAAGCACCTTTGTATCCTCAGTTGTGGCCTTTGCCCTCCACTTCTCCTCCATGGCCTTCATCTAATAGAACaattcatattcttttctttgcatTCGGTCACCAAAGCACTTTATGAATCCACCATTGCAGTCAACTCTTCCTTGTAAGCTCCAACACCACCGCTCCTCTTGACTTGATTTGCATGCTTTCCTGCATCTAGATGCACAAGAGTAGTAGTCGGGTTCTCTACAAAGTCCTCTCCTTCACTTCAAAATTTCTTTTTATCCACTTGTCATGTCCATCAAGCTCGGTATAGCAATGGTGGAAACCAAACAGTTTGCTATGGTTTTTGTTGTTCCTTTCTTCATAAATAGCTTGCATTGCTTCCTCGTATTGGTAGGTGGGCATTCCACTTGTCGGCTAAAAGTTTACTTGCCCCACACAACGGCCCACCGGTTGTGTTGCTCTTGGATGTTACCCCAAAGATGACTAAGAGAACCGATTGTGCGGCTAGAGGGGATGGGCGCAATGTTGCTCCTTTGTTTGGTCGGCACCGATCGTGGCATCAAGAGAGACGTTGATCCAAGCTTCACACAAAGCTTTGCCTTCATCGATCTTGTAGTTGCCCGTCCTCGGCTTCCTCTTCACTTGACTCTCACCGATCTCCTCGTCCATCATCTCAACATCTCTCGTTTGGTTATATGGCATAGTCATCGCAATGTCATTGAGCCCAAGTGTGTGACTTGAATTcaattcattcatgaaatattgggCATCATTGTTCATTTGCTCACTACAAAAGTAAAGGAGGAACCTAGCAATCAATACCGAAGAATGCATCAGTATACTAAGCAAAATGCAAACAATAACGAAAAGAGGCATTTTTTACCTTTTGGGCATTTCCTCGAGCATGTCATCGTCGCAGGTCGTAGCATTCAAATCCATCCCATCCTCGGCCGCCTGCGGTGGAGGGGTTGCCGGTGTGGCAACAAGAGGTGGGGTAGCAGTCGTCGGAGCCGCAGCAGGTCGAAGGGGGAAGCAATAGGCGGccacattcttctttttcttcgtcaGTGTCACCACGTTAACTGTCACCTTTTCCGTTGGCCGACGGAGGGACTGTCAACGACCGTCGTCGACGCTTTGTTGCCAATGAGATTTCTCTCCTGATGCTGCCTTTTTGGTGGCTGCACCGCCGAATTCATGCCCATCGATGGGTCTCCGACGCCGGCGCTAGTGTCCAAGGGTGCGGCGGGGGAGTCAGCCGAGCTGACGCAAACTAAAATTGAGAGAGAGGGNNNNNNNNNNNNNNNNNNNNNNNNNNNNNNNNNNNNNNNNNNNNNNNNNNNNNNNNNNNNNNNNNNNNNNNNNNNNNNNNNNNNNNNNNNNNNNNNNNNNNNNNNNNNNNNNNNNNNNNNNNNNNNNNNNNNNNNNNNNNNNNNNNNNNNNNNNNNNNNNNNNNNNNNNNNNNNNNNNNNNNNNNNNNNNNNNNNNNNNNNNNNNNNNNNNNNNNNNNNNNNNNNNNNNNNNNNNNNNNNNNNNNNNNNNNNNNNNNNNNNNNNNNNNNNNNNNNNNNNNNNNNNNNNNNNNNNNNNNNNNNNNNNNNNNNNNNNNNNNNNNNNNNNNNNNNNNNNNNNNNNNNNNNNNNNNNNNNNNNNNNNNNNNNNNNNNNNNNNNNNNNNNNNNNNNNNNNNNNNNNNNNNNNNNNNNNNNNNNNNNNNNNNNNNNNNNNNNNNNNNAAAAACTCAAATTTAGTAAAGTTTTGTGTTTAGGGGGTCTACTAGTTGGCTCTTTTTGGCCCAAATATCACTTTTGCTCCTCAATTTTCAGTTTCAGGATATTTGTTAGAGATGTCCCAGGACAAGGTGTTAGGGCTAGGAGTTTTTTTTTAGGAAGGGCTGGAGGTTTAGTGCGAGCAATGAAATTGAATCCAACAACTCCCTCAAAAAAAAGTTGAATCCAACAGCAACAAGTGAACAAGTAAGCCAAAAGGTGACGATAGTGGAGACATCAAATGGTTGGTGTTGGGGTGGTTGGATTGTAACGAAACAGGGG
The Triticum dicoccoides isolate Atlit2015 ecotype Zavitan chromosome 3A, WEW_v2.0, whole genome shotgun sequence genome window above contains:
- the LOC119269644 gene encoding isoprenyl transferase-like produces the protein MLLSQSPAATHPQLPTSSRRTRRSAQPCPRGAAAESLLPRGLRPESLPRHVAVVMDGNSRWARARGMPPAFGHEAGRRALVETVRLSRAWGIRELTAFAFSHENWSRPKAEVDFLMGLFERVIHDSVAEFLRDGIRLRVIGDCSRLPASLRRTARDAEEATRDNLQLDLTLAISYSGRRDIVQACRSLAQKVRGELLRPEDIDESLFAGELETSRGTELPCPDLLIRTSGELRLSNFLLWQSAYSELFFTDTLWPDFGEADYLEALCSFQSRDRRFGRRNP